From Primulina huaijiensis isolate GDHJ02 chromosome 15, ASM1229523v2, whole genome shotgun sequence, one genomic window encodes:
- the LOC140958985 gene encoding probable boron transporter 2, whose translation MEETFVPLRGIKNDLKGRLLCYKQDWIGGLRAGIRILAPTTYIFFASAIPVISFGEQLERNTDGTLTAVQTLASTSLCGVIHSIFGGQPLLILGVAEPTVLMYTFMFNFAKDRKDLGQKLFLAWTGWVCVWTALLLFLLAILGACSLINRFTRVAGELFGLLIAMLFMQQAIRGAVEEFGIPQRENANETALSQSWRFGNGMFALVLSFGLLLTALRSRKARSWRYGAGWLRGFIADYGVPLMVLVWTGVSYIPVNDVPRGIPRRLVSPNPWSAGAYSNWTVIKDMMNVPILYIIGAFIPATMIAVLYYFDHSVASQLSQQKEFNLKKPSSYHYDLLLLGFLVILCGLIGIPPSNGVIPQSPMHTKSLATLKHQLLRNKLSSTAKESIKKNANLSQLYQSMKEAYNEMQTPLVFQTPPALGLRELKDSTIQQASTSGYMDAPVDESVFDVDKDIDDLLPMEVKEQRLSNLLQSLLSGACVAAMPLLKKIPTSVLWGYFAFMAIESLPGNQFWERILLLFTAPSRRYKVLEEYHATFVETVPFKTIAIFTLFQTVYLLLCFGLTWIPIAGVLFPLLIMLLVPVRQYALPKFFKGAHLTDLDAAEYEEAPAITYNLSFEDQGTHGRSPNIDSAEVLDEIITRSRGEIRHAHSPKITSSTLSPHEEMRSVYSPRLSQMASPRLTEVRTERSTRSSGKGFEIKQTPSPRPSPLGKSSHSSSSSTT comes from the exons ATGGAGGAAACGTTTGTTCCATTACGAGGAATAAAAAATGATCTTAAAGGAAGGCTTCTCTGCTATAAACAAGATTGGATTGGTGGATTGCGTGCCGGGATCAG GATTTTGGCGCCAACAACATATATATTCTTTGCATCAGCAATTCCAGTTATATCTTTTGGGGAGCAACTAGAAAGAAACACCG ATGGAACCTTGACTGCAGTGCAAACACTTGCATCAACATCACTTTGTGGTGTGATTCACTCAATTTTTGGAGGACAACCACTGCTTATACTGGGCGTAGCTGAGCCAACAGTTTTGATGTACACTTTCATGTTCAATTTCGCCAAAGATCGCAAAGATTTGGGGCAGAAGCTTTTTTTAGCTTGGACGGGATG GGTCTGCGTGTGGACAGCACTTTTGCTTTTCTTGCTGGCCATCTTGGGGGCATGCTCACTGATCAATCGATTTACTCGAGTGGCTGGTGAATTATTTGGCCTTTTAATTGCAATGCTTTTCATGCAGCAGGCGATTCGT GGAGCCGTGGAAGAATTTGGAATTCCTCAAAGAGAAAATGCAAACGAAACTGCACTGTCACAATCCTGGCGCTTCGGAAATGGAATGTTTGCACTGGTACTGTCATTTGGCCTTCTTCTTACTGCGCTGAGGAGCCGTAAAGCTAGGTCCTGGCGGTATGGAGCAG GATGGCTGCGAGGATTTATTGCAGACTATGGTGTCCCGCTGATGGTGCTTGTGTGGACTGGTGTATCATATATACCAGTTAATGATGTTCCAAGAGGAATACCACGTCGACTTGTTAGCCCAAATCCATGGTCTGCAGGTGCCTACTCAAATTGGACAGTCATAAAG GATATGATGAATGTTCCTATACTTTATATTATTGGAGCATTTATTCCAGCCACAATGATCGCTGTACTTTACTACTTCGATCATAGTGTTGCATCTCAGCTTTCCCAACAAAAAGAGTTCAATCTAAAGAAGCCTTCCTCTTATCACTATGATCTTCTTCTTTTGGGTTTTTTG GTCATATTGTGTGGTCTTATTGGCATTCCTCCCTCCAATGGCGTTATTCCACAATCCCCAATGCATACCAAAAGTTTGGCCACTCTGAAGCATCAG CTTTTGCGGAACAAGCTGTCTTCAACAGCTAAAGAaagcattaaaaaaaatgcaaatttgtCTCAGCTGTATCAGAGCATGAAAGAAGCTTACAATGAAATGCAAACACCTCTTGTTTTTCAAACTCCACCTGCTCTG GGACTGAGAGAGTTGAAAGATTCAACAATCCAACAAGCTTCTACAAGTGGTTACATGGATGCCCCTGTAGATGAGTCGGTTTTCGACGTGGATAAGGATATTGATGATCTTTTACCCATGGAAGTTAAAGAACAACGCCTAAGCAATCTACTTCAATCATTGTTATCTGGAGCATGTGTTGCTGCCATGCCCCTTTTAAAAAAGATTCCAACTTCAGTCCTTTGGGGTTACTTCGCCTTCATGGCTATCGAAAGTTTGCCTGGAAATCAATTTTGGGAGAGAATATTACTGCTCTTTACTGCTCCTAGTCGACGATACAA agttttggaagagtatCATGCAACCTTCGTGGAGACAGTACCATTTAAAACAATAGCCATTTTCACCTTGTTTCAGACGGTGTACTTGCTTCTTTGCTTTGGATTAACTTGGATCCCAATTGCTGGTGTCCTTTTCCCCCTGTTGATTATGCTTCTTGTCCCCGTACGACAGTATGCACTTCCCAAGTTTTTCAAAGGAGCTCATTTAACGGATTTAGATGCTGCAGAGTATGAAGAAGCCCCTGCCATAACTTATAATTTATCCTTTGAA GATCAAGGCACACATGGACGATCCCCAAATATTGATAGTGCTGAGGTATTAGATGAAATTATCACAAGAAGTCGTGGTGAGATACGGCATGCTCATAGCCCGAAAATAACGAGTTCCACTCTATCACCCCATGAGGAGATGAGATCCGTTTACAGCCCACGTTTATCTCAGATGGCTTCGCCTCGGCTGACTGAAGTAAGAACCGAAAGAAGTACAAGATCAAGTGGAAAAGGATTCGAAATAAAGCAGACTCCAAGTCCACGTCCATCCCCACTCGGTAAAAGCAGTCACAGTTCATCTTCGTCTACGACCTGA